A genome region from Candidatus Protochlamydia phocaeensis includes the following:
- the zwf gene encoding glucose-6-phosphate dehydrogenase, with translation MDVNRSTKIAESCILVIFGATGDLTARKLVPALYNLAREGLLPAHFACVGFARRPKSNEDFRNEMLEAVNNFSRSKPVDQQLWKTFKEQLYYHQSEFHEDEGYERLNAFLHQLDSQMGTKGNRVFYLSVQPSYFPTIVEKLSQHHLIYPVDSVKDKWSRIIIEKPFGRDFESAKQLQQDLIKHLDESQIYRIDHYLGKETVQNLLVLRFSNPIFESVWNNRHIDNIQITVGEEIGIGTRGRFWEEAGMLRDIVQNHMMQLLTLVAMEPPTNLGANAIRDEKVKVLESIRPIPLHSIDEVVIRGQYGPGFINGEPVKGYRQEENVNPESNIETFVAMQLSIDNWRWVDVPFYLRAGKRLPKRATEIAITFKRAPGYLFEGAASQIDPNVLVIRIQPDEGVSLKFNCKVPALDTVQPVKMDFRYGSYFGSAPPEAYERLICDCMAGDNTLFARDDEVITSWKLLTPILEHWEATPPKEFPNYASGTWGPEEAESLLQRQGRHWRLI, from the coding sequence ATGGATGTCAATCGATCCACTAAAATAGCAGAATCCTGTATCTTAGTCATTTTTGGCGCCACGGGAGATTTAACTGCGCGAAAATTGGTACCGGCGCTTTATAATTTAGCGCGCGAGGGCTTGCTCCCTGCCCACTTTGCCTGTGTAGGCTTTGCAAGGCGCCCCAAATCAAATGAGGACTTCCGCAATGAAATGCTGGAGGCGGTCAATAATTTTTCGCGCTCCAAGCCTGTCGACCAACAACTTTGGAAAACATTCAAAGAGCAGCTCTACTATCATCAATCCGAATTCCATGAAGATGAGGGATATGAACGACTAAATGCGTTCCTTCATCAGCTTGATTCTCAAATGGGAACTAAAGGCAATCGGGTTTTTTATCTTTCGGTTCAACCAAGCTATTTTCCCACTATAGTGGAAAAACTTAGCCAGCATCATTTAATTTATCCGGTTGATTCTGTCAAAGACAAATGGAGTCGGATCATCATTGAGAAGCCCTTTGGGCGCGATTTTGAGTCAGCCAAGCAGCTTCAGCAAGATTTAATCAAGCATTTAGACGAAAGCCAAATTTATCGCATTGATCATTACTTGGGAAAAGAAACTGTTCAAAACCTTCTCGTCTTGCGCTTTAGCAATCCCATTTTTGAATCCGTTTGGAACAACCGCCATATTGATAACATTCAAATTACCGTCGGCGAAGAAATTGGCATTGGAACCCGAGGGCGCTTTTGGGAAGAAGCCGGCATGCTGAGGGATATTGTTCAAAACCATATGATGCAGCTCTTAACGTTGGTCGCTATGGAACCTCCAACTAATTTAGGCGCCAATGCCATCCGCGATGAAAAAGTCAAAGTGCTCGAATCCATCCGTCCCATTCCCCTTCATTCCATTGATGAGGTTGTGATTCGCGGGCAATATGGCCCTGGCTTTATTAATGGCGAGCCTGTCAAAGGATATCGCCAAGAGGAAAACGTTAATCCGGAATCTAATATAGAAACATTTGTGGCCATGCAACTCTCGATCGACAATTGGAGATGGGTCGATGTTCCTTTTTACCTGCGGGCAGGCAAAAGGCTGCCGAAACGGGCAACAGAAATTGCCATAACCTTTAAACGGGCGCCCGGCTATTTGTTCGAAGGAGCTGCCTCCCAAATTGATCCAAACGTCTTAGTGATTCGCATTCAACCGGATGAAGGGGTTTCTCTTAAATTCAATTGCAAAGTGCCGGCTCTTGATACGGTCCAGCCTGTCAAAATGGATTTCCGCTATGGGTCTTATTTTGGCTCGGCACCTCCCGAGGCTTATGAAAGGCTTATTTGTGACTGCATGGCGGGAGACAATACGCTTTTTGCCCGAGACGATGAAGTCATCACCTCATGGAAGCTCTTAACGCCCATTTTAGAACATTGGGAAGCCACGCCACCTAAAGAATTTCCCAATTATGCATCCGGTACTTGGGGGCCTGAAGAAGCCGAAAGCCTACTGCAGCGCCAGGGACGCCACTGGAGGCTCATTTAA